TATATCTGCGTACATAGCCGAAAACGGAAGAATTATGGTTATTGTAAAAAACTAATTAGCTTCATAACAACGATTAATTGCGTAAATAATCATGTTTTttcaattgaaatttcttttagTCAGATACCAATGTGTATCCTTTCCCTATTTGCATAATCATTATGTTATTTTAAAGCTGCCACAGATTTGATTAAATTCGTGTATGTTTTATTAACGACGATCGCATTAAAGCTATCGTGCCTCTTGGCTGTGTAACGAAAAGGTGCATACGCGTAAAAGTACTCAGTACCCGATACGCGTCACACCAAATATAAATACGAAACAATATCGTAAATAACAAGTAACTCTAAAAATTCAACTAGTTCTATCTATGTACATtcatgatataacatataattttatgGTACGTTGTCTCAGTAAAATCGATGTAATAATTCTCAAGTTCCAGGTTATATCCTAGACCTCGGTATAAGCCTTATTTATTGCGTAGAACGCTAATTGGTCCAATGGAATGAGTAGGCATTAAATGCATTCAACATTATCTATGTAGCTAAATGCTAAAGATATAAAGGCCAAGAGACAATAAAATTGTGTGAATGCATTTATTCTACTCTAATAGtcctaattaataattgttctaCTACTTGTATTTATATCCATTTTTATAGCATACTCTTGGTCAAGACTGTGCAAATAGTTGCTGGAATGATCCATGTATACTCATGTAAAATAGTCAGTGCCATTatgaatataatacatatacacTCTACTTTACGTTAAATATAGCAACAGTTTGGTTTTGGACCATGACCATGCTATTCTATCTGGTTTATTCATATTAGTAACAGTATAAttctaaagaaaataaatcaattttcaattttcagtcTTAATTTCTATTGTTGTCGGTTGCTACTGTTGTTATTGATATTACTGCTGTTACTGTTATTGTTATTCGGGTTGTTGCTAGTACTGCTGTTGCTGCCACTGCtgctgttattattgttattattattgtgatGATTGTGGTGGTGGTGATTATTGCTATTCAATGTAGGGATAGTGGGATTCCCAATATTATCTATTTCGCGCTGCGCACGTGAAATTTTTACCTTGTCCCGCGGCGTTCCATCCTCACCGGTTTCCATAGCAAAcattttcatcttttctttAAAACTCAGCTTTTCAGGTACTTGCCCAACTTGAGAACTTTGTTGCTGCTTTTGTTTTTCAGCGAGCCTTCTTTGTCTGGGATCcctaaataaaacaataaagtaAAAATCCACGATTCATTTTCTGATTATTAGCAACCATTCGAgcacaaaaaataataaattatagcgTTACTTGTACACTTCTTGAGCACCTATTACACCAGGGGTACTACCAGTAATTGGAGCCCCACCGGATCCTTCGGGTGCTTTTGGAGATGCCAATAAAATTTCTGCATCATTTATGAAATTCTGAAAGTAATAAGTAAATAGTGAAAATAGGTTTACATAGTTGTAACTTTAAGTTGCTCAACTATAAATTGGTAAACCatcaaaatttgtaataaaagttTTCAATTGGAATTGAAATGAAAGCAGGATAAAGCTaccaaatacatatatattgaataaatgatgatattatctgcataaaaaatgtaaataatttaaaaatcgtgAGTTCAATATGTGATTGAACATGTACGAAAGTGCACACaattttagaaataatatatatgtgtatatataatctATCTTACATTTGGATCTTCTGTAATGACATCCATAGCCAGAATTTGACTTGTGCTCGAATTTCCAGACGAAACACTTCGTTGCACTGATTCTACATTTGCATTTGAGTCATGAAAAGAGACTCTCTTAACAGACGTTGACTGCGGCTGAGCCAATGTTACTATATTAGATATGTTTGCATTATTCGACCTCAGGGTACTTTGTTGCGACATAACCGCATAACTAGAACCTCGTTCCGGAGGCAGAGGCGCATCGTTGCTAGTATTATGCGTggctattaaaatatatatgtacatataatccAAACATAAATGGTGACAATTAGTAGAAGAGGaccttgtttttattttgtcatTACTGACAGTATTCTGAATACTTACAAGAGGCGCTTGATCCGTTAATAATTAGGCTGTCCAATCGTAACATACTGGGATGTAACATTTGTTGAGTTTTCAAATGGGATTGCAATTGTTGCGAGTGATGTTGCTGTTGATACATTTGTTGGATTTGTTGTTGTTTGTTAatttcttcctccttctttttcGATTGAGTGTCGTCGAATTCGACTTGTTTTCGCTTAATCTCCTCGTGTCTACGATGcatctctttttcttcgttagATTGAGATAAACCAAGTGGTTTTTGAGAAGAGTTTAAATGAAGCAAGGATGACATTTGAATTTGCCCTATATTATTTGGCATTTGATTGGTGTGTTCATGTTGAAGATCTGACGAAAAATGCGAACCAGAACTCTCTTGTTGCTGTTGATGTGGCTGTTGCTGTTGCAGACaagtatttacaatattttgcgAAGATTGCTGAGATGGGCCATTGCCCGTATGTATCGACACGACGTTGGTAGAATGCATCGGGGAACCACCAACAGATTGACCAGTATGATTTCCTTTGATAGATTGATTGGTTGCATTTGTTCTAGGCAAGTTGAGGTGATGTTGCTCCAATGAATTATTTCGATCTTGTGGCACCGTTGTACGAAGCAAGCTTTGTTGTACTCTTATGTTCTCGGTGTCTAAATCATTACTTTCTTCGTCATCGTCTTGTTGATTGGCAACTTCCTCAGCTCTTTTTTGAAAGTCTCTTTCCAGCTGAAGAGCCCGCAGTTGTTCTTCCTGTTGTGATGTTCTGTGAGATAATGCACTTAATTCCGCTATTTGTTGATCTCGCCACTGTCTTGCAGCTTCTCTTCTACGTGCTTGTTCctaaataatttcatataataataacaataaaacgaTAACAAAgatacatttaataaataaacttactctttctttctcttctcgttGCCATGGATTCGTAGCACTATATTGATATTGACGTGGTTGTAACGTAGTTCCAGTTGTATTTGCTGGATAATACCCCCCACGAGGGGGATCCTGCATACTCGCAGTGTACCTGGGtggataaatattatttcagttTTTTAGTCTCATTTATATTATCTGATCTTTCATTAATTAACCAACAAGATATTACCTTGAATCCGATTGTTTACTATAAAGTGGATGAGTCGAAGTGCTTGGCGGCGGCGGTGGAGGACTTTCTGGATATCCTTCTTCCGGTAAAGTAGGCCGTATTGGAATTTCATTAGACATCGTACTTCCTTCCGGTGCAGTTTGCGCTCTATTTATTCCATTTTCGTCATTATAATGTTCGTTTCGTACATCCGAATTTAAATAATACTGCGATCCAACAGCAACATGTTGATTTTGATCCATatataattttccaatatcTCGTGTACCTTGATCTCTTCCATAGTCGAGCAACATTCCGTTGGATTGTAAGCGAATTAAATCGTTTTTTCCTCTGGTGGATGTCATACTAGCATGTCCATATTGAATATGTCCAAGATTTTGTTGTTGGATATTTTGATGTTGATGTTGGTGCTGATGTTGATGCTGATGCTGATGTTGATGCTGAAGCTGAAGCTGATGTTGATGTTGATGCGGATGCTGATGTTGTGATTGAGGTTGAGATTGATGTTGGTGTTGATGTTGATGCACGTGTGGGGATTTTCCATATTGGACCATATAGGGGCCATATTGCGCATCCAAGTAACCATAATTCGAAGGTCCCGTTTGTCTCGTGGTTACATGACCAGATGTTGAGATGGATGGTGCGGAGGACACTGTTACTGGTGGACTTGATCCCAAATTTGGTTGGGAACCGGCAGATTTTGTTGGTCGGACGGCAGAACTTATCGGAGATTGAACGGacatatttgtttttaaattatatgcGGTTGGTCGATATTGATTCAATGGGACTGGAATGCCACCTCGTAATTCGCGTCTTCTGACTTCTTCTTGCATTTCTTGGAGCTTTGCTTCTTGTCGTATTATATCCCGAGATGACTGAGATCTTGGAGGCGCTGCACAGCCTTGTTGCGAAAGACCACCAACAAGGTAAGATTGTTGTTGAGGTTGAGGTACATATGCAGATATTGGACGGTCTCTGGTCTGATTCATTTCAAATGTTCCTGGACGATTCAAAGAATTTTGTGAACCTCTCGAACTTTTTTGCAGTTGCAGAGGATTCCTATAAATTCACGGAAAGGGAAGAaattagataattttatttgaaattcacAGGTCGAGAAAATAAAACTAAAGTAAGAAAACCAAAATgaacgaattttattaaaacaaatgataaaaaaataagaaaaataaaagctaTTTACCTGTCATCCGAATGTTGAGAGGGACTATGTCGTTGCTTGGTCGTGGTGGTGGTCGtggtcgttgtcgtcgtcgtcgtgtctTGATTCCGATAGATGCTCAAGTTTTGATAAAATCTTTCGGCTTCGTTACTTTGAAGAATATTCGAACTTGGCCCAACATTAGCACTTGAACTATTGTTACTCGTTGTTTGACCAGGGTTCAAATTCGGTGATGATTGTTGTCTACTCACAAGACCACTCGGTGGTAATGTTCCCATTTTTGTTGGATCATGTAAATTATGACTCGAGCTATTTTTAGAaagaaatgtattatataaagaaAGAGGAATGGATAAACATGATTTAAAAAAGATGGTAAAATTATTTTGGGAAGCGAAAGGAATCGAAAATTCTTAGGGTTCAGTTAAGATCTAAAGTAAGGAAAAGTTCACTAAAGTTCGAAAGAAAATGAATTCTCTTACCGAGAACGTAGCGACGTCGAACTGTTGATTGTGGTCATTGGTGGAGGTGGCTGCGTAACAGGCGGTGTAACGCTGTTACTCGACGATGCCCTGCTATAACCAGGATTGAATACCTCGTGCTGTTGTTTTCCATCCGTTCCTACATCTGTTTTACAGAACCGTGCGACACACATTAATTAGTATACATATTTTTGTGAGATAAAATTTTAACCCAACAAAGTGAGAAAACAATAACgcaaaaataatagtaataatgtaataaatagcGCATAAAATCCTAGAtacaaaaaatagaaagagaaaggaaaaagaaacaaaacggAACGAGATGAAGCGAGGCGAGACGAAGTGAAAAACAAAAAGGTGAAAAGCGGATTAGAAGTGAGTCATAATATCACGAAAGTAAAGTGTGTGACCAAGTTAGAGGCGAAAGGAGTGCTTGAATCCAACGAGCAACATGATAATGACAACCATATAGCACAGTATCTCCATTTCGCTATCATTCACTCTCCTTTCTTCAATTACCGTTTCTACTTACTGTGCAATGCTGGCACGGACTTGCTGGTATGTATTTGTTGTTGCGGTGCAGTAGCGTCGCGTCCAAGCCGAGATGGTAAGTCTCGTTCACTCATGCGACGAGGTCCTGCGATAGTCACACGTGCGGAAACATATGTTTGTGTAATGTTGTActttaatgatatttattgtGAACATTTAGACAAGCATGAATAATTCAAGCAGTATATTGTGATTCATCCGCCAATTATGAAAAATCAACAGAATAGACTACATCATTCAAAAAATCATatagaaaatatcaatttttcacGCGTGCATCGCACGCTTTATTCAAAAAAtggttatatttattatatcaatatattatatacttcttCCTGCGAGATTGTGTTTTAATAACGTATGCATGCATATTTCGTTAATAGCAATAACAACAACACATGTAAATAGCGTAAAGTAAATACATGTGAAGTATGAATgttgttatttatatatgtataatgtgtatacatataacaAAGTACAAAGACAGAAAAAAAAGCGGACgtgtaaaatttaaattgtaacaAAAGCAAGCTAAGTCCTATTCCtctcttttatacattttcattcattctcctttttttctttttcgctctACACTTACAACATGCACATAAACATTTATCTCATAGCGAAACCGATTGCTAACGAAAGAAACAGAAGATGTGCTTTTAAGTAGAAGAGgggaaaaacaagaaaaattgttaaaaagaaaattatcttGACATGCGTGAGGTAAGTCGATCATTGGTAAATGACTATTAACTTGCATAACATCCATTATTCCTAATATTGACAGGCACGCATTAAAAAAATGCGAGAGCAAAATCAATTGCTTACGTAAAAAGAAACCAATATCTAGATGAGTTTGACTCGATCTTGGATAAATCTTGGATAAAACTGATTTTTTCCAATGTTGGTCGAGCTTTACATCGATCTCTATGTCTTTATCAATTATCGAAGTTTCTTTTTCAATCTCCACTGGCGCATGTTGATCGCTTTTAATCGGTAAAAGATCGAAATGGTTTTTCTCTGCGACACGTGATATCGGATTCTGTTGGAATTTGTCTTTgaagatgaaattttctttgCAAGTTTTTAGTccgtatattgttttgttatcgttatcgttatcttGCGAGGAATCCTCGTTTCGAGATCGGGAATACTGCTGATCGTTAGTGAGAAACGATGATGCTTTATCAGCATCGCCCCGTTGATCAGTAGTTCGTTTCAATTCGTTGGTGGAACGGTATTTTTTTCGTTTACACCACCTCTGTTTTCGCTGCTCGCTGTCCTCATTACGTGATAATTCTTTTGCCTTTTCAATATTTGGATAGGAATTTGCCAACCGTTTGATCAATTTATCATCGAATAAGAGTGGTTTGCTTGCATTCTCACTTCGCACACTGTTCTCTCCAATATCCGTCGGCCACGATGACACGAATCTCTGAATATTCGCCTGTATTTCACGCAAAGACAACGATGAGGCTGTACCTGACTCTGTATCGACGAAAATGCTGTTTGAAACTTCCATGTCTGGTTCTTTATTCAATACGTGAAAAGAAGGTAGAGAAGGAGAACGAAAAGGAAGAAGCGATGCTCTCGCACCATCGAGATCAGACACTTCCCTCAGTTGTTCTATCACCTGTTTTTGTTCTGACAATGACAACTTCCGTTTACCATCTGTTGATTGACCTTTATACACATCGGCTGAATTATTGTGATAGCAATAATAGTTAACATCACCATTTTCATTTAACAGATCTATGGTCGATTTTTCGAACATTTGGTCCAATCCAATTGGTGCAAGATATCGTCGTTTAATTTCGCTATTTCTCAAATCTAGTTCGGATTGACATTCATTGATATCGTCGATGGCGGGAAACCGATAATCCGATCGCTTTTGATAAATTTGAATCGAGGCAACATTAGGTTCTGAAGAAAATTTTTTTGAGCTCTCTAATAATTTAATCGCATTAGGTCGATGATGAATCGGTTCAACATCGCCGAGTTTTGAAAAATGTTTTGCCAACGCGGCTACGCGACCACCACAACCGAGGCGCACCTCTTCCGGTGATTTCCAACATTTGTTGAAAGTCGATATATCACTTGACGTATCGCTATCTAGACCAGACAAGTCAAGATTTAATACTGGATTTACAGCGTTATTAACATTCGGAGTTGTTTTCGAAATCATGCAAATTTTGGAATCACCGTTCTCCTTATTTGATATATCTTTTTCCACCTTTTTTTCTCTTATCTCGTAATTTTTGTCTCGTTGTTCCAACGCTTGAAATCCAATAATTGTCATTTTATTAGCTTCTGCGTATTCCTGTTGCCTATTCGATGCTTCTTGCCCATTCTCATTTATGATCTGTGATCTTTTCTCAATCACCGAATGTTGCGAACATCTGCAATATTTGCCCATAACATCGTTTTTATATCGTGGTAAATTTGATGCAGCGAAATCATCTTGTGAAATATTGGTTACATCAATCACACGATTATTAGATATGTTATTGTTCTCCGATTGATACTCGTTGAATTCGTTTAAAGGATGACATGACGTCGGGGTGTCATCCGTTTGATCGATATAAGGTATCGAATCGAGAGAAAAATTATCACATTTGATACCTAGCGCCGTTGTCGTGGAAACCGAATTTGTCGAATTTAAAATGATTGACGGTGTTTGAACAGCGTTCATATTCATTGACTGGGTAAACGGAACAGGTTGCCCAACTTCCGAAACAAACGACAAGCTTGTCGTTTTAGATCTGTGGTTTGTTTGATCGGTTGAAGCGCGTGTATTATTCGTCGAAATAGTATGATCGCGTGTTTGCAAATATCTATCACCATGCTCCAAATTCGAACTCAAATCTGTACCATGGTCATTACCACCATCACCACTACTGTTACCACCACCAACTACTGTTTCTACATTTTCTCGCTTTTCCCGCCGAGACTGCTGTTTTACCGACTCGTTATCGGTATGTTCCGCATAAGTCCGCGTGTATGTTAACAATGACGACGGTGTATGATCCCGCAAACACGTTTGTCGCAGGTCTTTCGATTGTGAAATACTCCAGAATGGTTTGCAGTACCGATTTGAGACGAGGCgagaagaatttaataaatcggaattatgataatatttatattccaaGTCCTTTGAACAAATCGAAGAAAGAATCGCACCTGGTACTGAATCGATCGAACGTTCCGAACCGATCGCGTGCCTTGGAACGCTCAATAAATTACCCATTGAATGCGATGTAGATGGCTGCTCGTTCGTTTCCTGCGATGAAGCTTCCAAGTTTTCGGACTTGGGGCGAATCTTGTGCGCTGCTCAAGAACAATCAGTTAGTAAAGCGTTAATTAAGCAATCATCTATATCTGGCTATTTCGCGAGAGCCAGAACCCGATGAATAAAATGACGTGCGGTGACGAATAATACGAGCGAGAACGATTCATGAAAGCGTTATAAGCTGTTTAACATTCCGCAATTAGCAGATTAAAAGCATCGCGCAAGAACGAATTAGAGTATATTTTGCACTATAAATTTAAGCGATTACTTATTtcagtttctttctctttatcacGTCGCTTTTTTAAGCTCGTTGCCTTACTCTCACGGTATTTtaattcttgtaatattttcttctcAGTATTAAAGCGAAACGAATTATCGAACGGTGAAACGACGCAATCGAATCGCATTATGATTATTAAAGAAAGTTCAAAACGGTTTTCGAACGGACAACATACATACCTCTGGTCATTACTGGTGACGGTTGTGATAATAAAGTGGCCAAACCATGATATATGGCACCTTGTTTAGCAACTTCCAATGTTACTATTGGTCCGGTACGTACTAAATATTCAGCAGCTCTACGAAATAGCAAAGTCAATGTTATTATAAGTCCAACCATAGAGAGAATTAATATGGATAATTTCTCCTAAAATGGTTCTACATCCATTATGCAATCTTTAGCACAACCTATACATTACTTACTTTTCCTGAGTAATTCCTACTAAACTTTGTCCGTCCACTTTTAGCAATTGGTCTCCAGCCGTCAATCTGCCGTcctgcatatgtatgtatatattttaaaattgtgTAAAAATGAAGCGATTAGATGTATTCGTTTAAACTACATAGTATATATATGTCAAAATTAACAATAGAGATTTACATATGGATATAAATGATAGATTTTACTAATgatagaataattattaataattatttgtggTAGAATGTAAATGAGAGAAAcgactttgttttaattttccTCTTGTCTCTATGTACTACATGGAGATTTACTTACAGCATCAGCAGCACCACCAGCAACTACGCTCTTTATATATATTCCAAGCCTATCCTGACCAGCGCCCTGCAACATATCGCAACCGAATGTATATCCTATTGGCGAGAACAAGGTATTTCATaagatttaaaatatataattacatgtaaatataatacatataatacaaaaacACATACTTTGGCTGCGACAATGCTCAAACCCATTCCATTGGTAGACTTGTGTAATTTTATTACATGTATCTCGGGTTGAGCACCACTCGGCCCTGTATGACAGGAATAACCTCCAGATCTATTGCTCATTGCGCTTGGACTGCgatactattaaatattattggtAATTAAGATCTTGATTATTGTTCAAGTATCATCATTGCTAGCCGTGGTAGGAAGCAGAACAAGGgtaaaaagaaggaaggaaacgggaacaagaaaaaaagagaggaaaaagaaaacaaattacaTTATTGTGATGATCTATCATGTATATAGTCCAATATCCACTACTGGTGGGTTGTGGTGCCATACGGCATAGACCATCCCGTTGCAATGGCGCTAAAAATTCGGCTAATCCTGGAGGTACACCACGAATAACTTCGCAACTGTATCCATCTTCGGGAAGTAAAAGCGCTAAAGCGAGCGTAGGCTCTTCTTCAAGTCGAATCTCTCTGCCATCAGCACGTGCGAGCGTATCAGCCACGCTTTCGGCCACCTAGAATTCAATATGATAACGCATTACTTATAAATATATTGGAAATCCTATCATGTTTCCACCTTTATCCTTTTTATGTGGTATTATTACATAAGTAGACATATCAACTCACTCTGACTACGTTTTCAATCAATTCCGCAGGAAGTCTTGGTTCATCCGCAGCTGGTTGATACTTTTGCAACAATGCTCTGACCTGAAGAGAATTCAACTTGAAGCACGTAGAGCTCAAGGTAGCAAGTTCCTCCGCATTGTATTTTGGAGCTTGTAGAAGATGAGTCGCTTGCATGATGGTTGCCAAATGACATTGACTCGCGAGTTCCAAGCCTTGCCTTTCAGCCCAAGTTTCCAGAGCGTTTAGTCTCGCCTTTAATCTACGACCGAACCATCTAACGCACAAGTTGGCATTTGAAACTAAAGCGTTAAACGCGGTCGCGTTTATTGTGTGGAACAAGTGACTAAATAGTTGAATGGTAAGTGCAGCGTTTACTCTGCATCGCCTAAGTAAAGCCATCGTGctcgaaaatatttgaagaacgCCGGCTTCTTTAGCAGGTTCGTCTGCATCTGCCATGAACTGTGACATTGCCGGTGCTAGTTCCAAGGAAATGCACCTAACCAACGACGCGAATGCTGTATGAACTGCTTCCGTCAAAATATCTTGTGCTCTGGTTGAAAACGCACCTACGTGCCGATCGTTTTTCAACATATGTAGTAGTTCCGAACCGTTTGCTAACCACAGTGCCAACGAGGACGCATCCATGTACCGTTCCTACGGCAATGATATGGAATAGAATGATGTATCAAATAACAacagtaatatttatatctccACCATCACAGTCTACCTCGGGCTTATACTGATTTAATTGTTCAATAGCTCATCTCGAGTTAGGTTATCGAAACATTATGTATTTCTTCATTAATTTACCTGTATTACTCGTTGAATCATGCTAGCGACATTTGCTAACATCACGGTCAATCTATGAGCTCTCTCCGTTGGTTGCAATTCTGGTCTATAATGTGTGCTTGCGCGATATCTCGCTGCCAAGTAAAGCGTATACGTTGGAGCCAATTTGAATTGTGGCGCCGATGGTTCAACATCTGTGATTACCGCATGAAAAAATGTTTCTTCCGTTTCCTCGAGAAATTCTAATACAGCTGGTAAAATCGGATCCGTCCCACGTGGCTGTCGATCATTCTGCAACGTTCTGCTCGAAACAACAGAAAGATTCGATATCATTCAACGTGGTTCTCCAAAATGCTATGATTGAATTTGTTTCCTCAACCGTTGGATAATTTATCATTATGTGTATGCTTATCTGTTTACGGGTACTATACAATTGTGATTTTCATATAGAAAACATATTCGTATTTCGGATTTTATATTTCGAGATGCATGTCATGGCTTAATCACTCTTCATTTGTTTGTTAGATCAAACAATCTGttcgttataaaaatgtaacaacGTAAACGTGAACTCTTTCGGTGAAACAGAAAAAGCTATTAAATATTACCTGTTACCATCCCTGCTACTGGTAAGACTGGCAGTTTCTACATTTCCATCGAGATCAAAGGTTGTTTCATAATTGTGCGTTGATTCCGGTGCATGTGTCGGGCTTCGAGTATGGCAAACagtagcaacagcagcagcagggACAGATGTAGACTTGCTCGGACTAGATGGATGTATAGGTATCGGCCTTTCCGAGCCCACCTCCGTTACATTTGGCTGCAACCGATGCCGCACACCAGCCCCGTTTGGAATTTCGCTACCGTCAGGATTCAATTCCAGCGAAAAGGGCAATCTTTCGTCTTCGTATCTGCGAATCAAACCATGCgtattacatgttataacgaTTGCCTCTCATAGTCTATCATTGGTTTCATtaatatttctcaaattatAAGTTTCCCGTTATAAGTTACAATTGGTCATCAATATAGCCAATCCCTcgcataaatttaatatattttccttttGATCAAAGACAACGAGAACTCGATGCACTCTTTTCTCCTAGAACGAACTCTTTCGCTATAATTTTATCATTCCAAAAAACCTGTAATCTAATTCGTTCCATTTGCCACTAGGTTTTTTCTTCCGTTTCCGAGGCACATAATCTGAAGGTCTTCTTCGCACATGGAACATAATTGAACCTGTAA
This DNA window, taken from Bombus terrestris chromosome 3, iyBomTerr1.2, whole genome shotgun sequence, encodes the following:
- the LOC100646773 gene encoding afadin isoform X10, producing MGTHLCNGVIFLFVSDRMATELANKKAEREALRGVIQQWNANRLDLFELSEPNEDLEFHGVMRFYFQDSGQKVATKCIRVASDATSQAVIETLIEKFRPDMRMLSVPEYALYEIHENGEERKLGLEEKPLLVQLNWHIDDREGRFLLRRIDDKTNAQGVGFSSSDGSSFRRKLSKREKKQMKKQEKLSRLKSLEQDENTIPVDQNGVAEKLYTELPETSFTRSISNPEAVMRRRRQQKLERKLQQFRSKDGGPDTGGTLKIYGEALCKDVPYKTLLLSVRDSAVQVVREMLSKYGLEKVDPQQYCLVQVNSENNINGGTQQEYILDDDECPLAILMNHPSTRGSIMFHVRRRPSDYVPRKRKKKPSGKWNELDYRYEDERLPFSLELNPDGSEIPNGAGVRHRLQPNVTEVGSERPIPIHPSSPSKSTSVPAAAVATVCHTRSPTHAPESTHNYETTFDLDGNVETASLTSSRDGNRTLQNDRQPRGTDPILPAVLEFLEETEETFFHAVITDVEPSAPQFKLAPTYTLYLAARYRASTHYRPELQPTERAHRLTVMLANVASMIQRVIQERYMDASSLALWLANGSELLHMLKNDRHVGAFSTRAQDILTEAVHTAFASLVRCISLELAPAMSQFMADADEPAKEAGVLQIFSSTMALLRRCRVNAALTIQLFSHLFHTINATAFNALVSNANLCVRWFGRRLKARLNALETWAERQGLELASQCHLATIMQATHLLQAPKYNAEELATLSSTCFKLNSLQVRALLQKYQPAADEPRLPAELIENVVRVAESVADTLARADGREIRLEEEPTLALALLLPEDGYSCEVIRGVPPGLAEFLAPLQRDGLCRMAPQPTSSGYWTIYMIDHHNNYRSPSAMSNRSGGYSCHTGPSGAQPEIHVIKLHKSTNGMGLSIVAAKGAGQDRLGIYIKSVVAGGAADADGRLTAGDQLLKVDGQSLVGITQEKAAEYLVRTGPIVTLEVAKQGAIYHGLATLLSQPSPVMTRAHKIRPKSENLEASSQETNEQPSTSHSMGNLLSVPRHAIGSERSIDSVPGPRRMSERDLPSRLGRDATAPQQQIHTSKSVPALHNVGTDGKQQHEVFNPGYSRASSSNSVTPPVTQPPPPMTTINSSTSLRSRSSHNLHDPTKMGTLPPSGLVSRQQSSPNLNPGQTTSNNSSSANVGPSSNILQSNEAERFYQNLSIYRNQDTTTTTTTTTTTTTKQRHSPSQHSDDRNPLQLQKSSRGSQNSLNRPGTFEMNQTRDRPISAYVPQPQQQSYLVGGLSQQGCAAPPRSQSSRDIIRQEAKLQEMQEEVRRRELRGGIPVPLNQYRPTAYNLKTNMSVQSPISSAVRPTKSAGSQPNLGSSPPVTVSSAPSISTSGHVTTRQTGPSNYGYLDAQYGPYMVQYGKSPHVHQHQHQHQSQPQSQHQHPHQHQHQLQLQHQHQHQHQHQHQHQHQNIQQQNLGHIQYGHASMTSTRGKNDLIRLQSNGMLLDYGRDQGTRDIGKLYMDQNQHVAVGSQYYLNSDVRNEHYNDENGINRAQTAPEGSTMSNEIPIRPTLPEEGYPESPPPPPPSTSTHPLYSKQSDSRYTASMQDPPRGGYYPANTTGTTLQPRQYQYSATNPWQREEKEREQARRREAARQWRDQQIAELSALSHRTSQQEEQLRALQLERDFQKRAEEVANQQDDDEESNDLDTENIRVQQSLLRTTVPQDRNNSLEQHHLNLPRTNATNQSIKGNHTGQSVGGSPMHSTNVVSIHTGNGPSQQSSQNIVNTCLQQQQPHQQQQESSGSHFSSDLQHEHTNQMPNNIGQIQMSSLLHLNSSQKPLGLSQSNEEKEMHRRHEEIKRKQVEFDDTQSKKKEEEINKQQQIQQMYQQQHHSQQLQSHLKTQQMLHPSMLRLDSLIINGSSASSTHNTSNDAPLPPERGSSYAVMSQQSTLRSNNANISNIVTLAQPQSTSVKRVSFHDSNANVESVQRSVSSGNSSTSQILAMDVITEDPNNFINDAEILLASPKAPEGSGGAPITGSTPGVIGAQEVYKDPRQRRLAEKQKQQQSSQVGQVPEKLSFKEKMKMFAMETGEDGTPRDKVKISRAQREIDNIGNPTIPTLNSNNHHHHNHHNNNNNNNSSSGSNSSTSNNPNNNNSNSSNINNNSSNRQQ